Within Candidatus Eisenbacteria bacterium, the genomic segment TCGCGATAGGAGTTTTTCCGGCGCTTGAAGATCAAGACGTGGAAGGGGCAGTTCATAGGCTTGAGCACGTACTCCTTCTCGTCGGCTTGGAGGAAGTACATGTTCTCGCGGTAGAAATCCGTGTGCCCGGACCGCTGCCACAGGTCCACCTGCGCGATGTGGGGCGTGTTGACGATCTGGTACCCGCGTCGCAGATGCTCGTCCTTCCAGAAATCCTCGATGACGCGCCGCATCGCGGCGCCGTGCGGAAGCCAGAAGATGAGCCCGCCCCCCGCTTCCTCGTGGACGCTGTAGAGATCGAGCTCGTGGCCGAGCTTCCTGTGGTCCCGCTTTTTCGCTTCCTCGATACGCGCGAGATGCTGTTGCAGAAGATCCTTGGTCGGGAACGCGGTTCCATAGATCCGCTGGAGCATCGGACGGCTCGAATCCCCGCGCCAGTACGCTCCGGCGACGCTCAGGAGCTTGAAGCTCTTGAGCACCCTCGTGCGTGGCACGTGCGGCCCGCGGCAGAGATCGGTGAAGAAGGAGTGGGTGTAGGTGCTGACCGTCTCGTCGGAAATCCCCTCGAGAAGCTCCACCTTGAACGGCTCCTGCTTCGCGAGGAACTCCCGCAAGGCGTCGGCGCGTTTCATTTCTCCGCGAACGAATGGATGATCCTCCTCGGCGATCTTGTGCATCCAGCTCTCGATCTGCTCCAGGTCTTCGGGCTGGAACGGGCGGTCCACCTGGAAGTCGTAGTAGAAACCCTCCTCGATCGCCGGTCCGATCGCGAGCTTCGCGCTGGGGAAAAGCTTCACGACGGCCGAAGCCATGAGGTGCGCGGTGGAGTGGCGCAGGACCTGGAGCCCCTCGGGCGAATCGAGCGGAATCAGCTCCAAGCGTCCGGATTCGCGGATGGGCGTGTGGAAGTCCACCACCTTGCCGTTCAGCTTGGCCGCGATTCCCTGCTTGAAACCCTCCCGGAAGCTCTTCGCGAAGAGCTCACCCAGGGTTGTGCCTTCGCTCGCCTCGAGGGAACGGCCGTCCATCTCCAGTTTCATGAGGCTCTGTGATGTTGGGGTCGTGGAGGACATCGTGAAGTGGTGGGCGATAGAGGACTTGAACCTCTGACCTCCTGCATGTCAAGCAGGCACTCTAGCCAGCTGAGCTAATCGCCCTCTCCTATTTACGTTACCGCATCAGTCATTCGGCGCCAAGTGTAGCCGAAGCGCTCGTCAAGTCAAGGCATTAGGAGCCCGTGCCGCCGGCGCGGACACCGGGCGCGGGCGCCGCCGTCTCGCCCGTCGAGCTGTCGGGCAGCACTTCGAAAATCAACGCGCCTTGGCTCTCAAAGACACGCCGGAATCCGGGAATCCGGGCGTCCGGCTCTGCGAAGGGCCTCACCGCGGCGCGAAGCGCCATCTCCGCTCCCGAGACAAGGAGGTACCGCGCCCGCGCGCGAACCGCGACCTCATGGAGGGCCGCGGGAGAGTCCACCTCTGGAATGGGGACGAACCGGAGCCCCGCCAGGAACGCCACGTGCGGCTTTCGCGCGAGAAGCGCCTCGCCTTGGGCGTGTGCCTTGAGGTAGGTCGCGGCCTCCAGCGTCTCGTATGGTCCCGCCTGGAGCGCTTCCGGGTTCCGGGAGTCTTCCGTCCTCCCGTACGCGGAGACGACGCCCGGAAGCCAGAGCAGCAGGAATGCGAATACCCGCACTGGAAATCGCCGTTCGATCCCCGAGACCGACGCCACAAGCTTCCTCCAGCCGAGCGGCGCGACCGCGAGGGCCGCGTAGAAGGCGAGCAAGGTGAGCGAGAAGCGCGTCCCGTAGAAAACCGGCACCAGGGTCAGAAAGTAGAGCGATCCGAAGAGAAGGTAGGCACCCCAGCGCCCGCTCCGTTCCGCGAGCGCGACCAGGATGAGCCCCGCCCCTGCGATCACGCCCCAGAGCGGCGGCAGGAGCTCGGTCAGGTCGCGTCTCCAATGCTCGACCGTATTTTTCGCCATGGCCAGGGCGAAGCGCCCGGGATCGAGGAGCACGACGTCGGCGAAGGAATGGATCTTCCGGTCGCCGCCATAGAAGAAACGCTCCCAGTTCCCCTCGCCATAGACCGAGAATCCCACGTTCGTATAGTTGTTGTTCGTGAGGGGGTTCCCCGTGTGCACCCAATTCACGATGAGCCAGGGCAGCGCCGTCAGAACGAAACCCGCACTCCAGAGTCCGGCCCACCGCCAGCGGGCGGCTCTCGCGCGGTCCCGGTTCAAGATCACGACGATGGCGATCACCGCGGCGGGCCAGAGAAAGAGCCCGTTGTACCGCGTCGTGAACGCCCACCCGG encodes:
- the thrS gene encoding threonine--tRNA ligase codes for the protein MKLEMDGRSLEASEGTTLGELFAKSFREGFKQGIAAKLNGKVVDFHTPIRESGRLELIPLDSPEGLQVLRHSTAHLMASAVVKLFPSAKLAIGPAIEEGFYYDFQVDRPFQPEDLEQIESWMHKIAEEDHPFVRGEMKRADALREFLAKQEPFKVELLEGISDETVSTYTHSFFTDLCRGPHVPRTRVLKSFKLLSVAGAYWRGDSSRPMLQRIYGTAFPTKDLLQQHLARIEEAKKRDHRKLGHELDLYSVHEEAGGGLIFWLPHGAAMRRVIEDFWKDEHLRRGYQIVNTPHIAQVDLWQRSGHTDFYRENMYFLQADEKEYVLKPMNCPFHVLIFKRRKNSYRDLPIRLAELGTVYRLEKSGVLHGLARVRGFTQDDAHLFCTRDQVESELAQVLDFSRFMLQTFGFTQYQVDLSVRDPKRKQDYMGSDDDWALAEGALERVVKASGLPYHRAEGEAVFYGPKIDIKLTDAIGRPWQCATIQFDFNLPRRFDVNYVGSDGQEHQVFMIHRALLGSMERFFATLIEHYGGDFPVWLAPVQVRLITIADAQIPYAEEIRRILLDRGIRVEADLREEKMGAKIRDAELLKIPYMLVLGRREAEERTVSVRSRHKGNEGAVKLEEFVEKVVAESEARQ
- a CDS encoding glycosyltransferase family 39 protein; amino-acid sequence: MRARHPRLRDLHPEHTRPERRRGREIAEPPAGHRGSEPCRGRPRQGRPARARRDRGGRGRALGRSPLRSGARDLRRAAVALSGAVRRAREATPTHRGRRGPHPLTKPQKSKYPSHEWRRGAAGARSVAPAGPRSWAGTPEPLRTEAFLRGAAIAAIACYGLYWALKAFSLHRLGNYAVETDFYWKYGPAAAALKQGRVLIEHFDSKGWGYPLVVAAFSYLGLDLFKAAQLVGLLSACAAAWCVFRLHRNLLGSTLALLSVLFLLGNPTFLANTYEVGTDMFFFAIAIGSIALLLGAEHPGGRSILASGLLAGWAFTTRYNGLFLWPAAVIAIVVILNRDRARAARWRWAGLWSAGFVLTALPWLIVNWVHTGNPLTNNNYTNVGFSVYGEGNWERFFYGGDRKIHSFADVVLLDPGRFALAMAKNTVEHWRRDLTELLPPLWGVIAGAGLILVALAERSGRWGAYLLFGSLYFLTLVPVFYGTRFSLTLLAFYAALAVAPLGWRKLVASVSGIERRFPVRVFAFLLLWLPGVVSAYGRTEDSRNPEALQAGPYETLEAATYLKAHAQGEALLARKPHVAFLAGLRFVPIPEVDSPAALHEVAVRARARYLLVSGAEMALRAAVRPFAEPDARIPGFRRVFESQGALIFEVLPDSSTGETAAPAPGVRAGGTGS